The sequence GACAACAAAATCTCCATTACATCTTTCTACTCTAATCTTTGTTATGGTAGGGCTAACGATTCTATTTTATATTCTCTCATTTATGATATTTAGGAGCAGAGAGGAACTGGACCCACAAAAACCAAAGCTCAGCTCTATGCAGGAACATAAATTCAAGGACGTTATGGCAGAGATGATTATGGTGATGGGATGGTGTGTAAATATAACAATGTTGCTTGGAAATTTAGAGATCTGGAAAATTTTAGGCACCTCCCCATACAGTATATTGATAATTATTTCTCCAGTATTTGTAGGATTGGTAATGATATTAATTGTGTCAATATATGCTGGTTCTCACGGATCAAGGTTGAAGTTCAATGTATCAGAAAAAGAAACAAATATCGTGATGAGAGACGATGATAAATACTGGATTGCAGGATCGCTATATTTCAACAGGGATGACAAATCGTTTGTGGTACAGAAAAGGTTTGGAATAGGCTGGACTTTCAACTTTGCAAATATTTTTGTTTGGGTAATATTTGCGGGAATAGCAGTGGCGGCATTGATCCCAATTTTGTTAGTGATATTTAAATGAAAACAAGTAATATTTAAATAGAGGATAATATTGGTAGAAAGATAAATAATTAATATATATATATCAAAGAGGTAGAAATCATGGTAGAGATAGTGATAAAGACTACGAATCTCAAAAAAAGCTACAAAAGAGGCACTTTTGCAGTGGACGGTTTAAACTTAGAAATATCTGGCAATAATATAACGGGTTTTTTGGGGCCAAATGGAGCGGGCAAAAGTACGACCATAAAAATGATGCTGGGATTGTTAGAGCCAACGGCAGGTACGATAGAGATATTCGGCAAAAAAATGACTACAGACTCGCCAAGAATAAGAAAAGATATTGGTTTTATGCCTGAATTACCGAAGTTTCCAAAATATTTGTCAGGATTGGAGCTCTTGGAGATATACGGAGAAATGGCTCAGATACCCAAAGATGCGTTAAGAAAACAGGCCAAGGAACTTTTGGAAGAAGTAGGATTAAAAAATGACATTAATAAAAAAATAGGAGGATACAGTAAAGGTATGCAGCAGAGACTTGGTTTTGCTGTTGCATTTTTAGGCGCTCCAAAACTGGTAATAATGGATGAACCGACAGTAGGATTGGATCCTGTTGGTATGGTAGATATCAAGCAGCTGATTAAACAGAAAGCAAAGAGCGGCATAACAATATTTTTGTCATCGCATCTATTGAAGGAGGCAGAAGAAATTTGCGATGATGTAATAGTCATAAATCATGGAAAACTGGTAACTTCTGGCACGGTGTCAGAGGTCATCTCATCGGCTTCTAAGAAAAATATATTGGCAATAGAAGTGGATAAATTAAACAATATTTCTGGGGCACTAAAACAATATTCATTCATAAAAAATATTAAAATTGAAGGAAACAAGATATTATTAGAATTGAACACCAGTGAGGATGTGAGATCCCAGATATCCAAGGCCATTACAGAAACAGGAGCAGTGATATTGAGAATGGATTATATCACTGAGTCATTAGAAAGTGCGTTTATAGAGCTATTAAAAAACGGGGGGAATAACTGATGAAAGAGCTTTCAGTATCAAACGCCTTGAAAAGCGTGATAAAGTACGAGCTAACTTGGGATCTGAGAAAATTAAAGATTTACATATCTTTAGGCATAGTTACAGCGTTGGCACTTCTGGTCACAATATATATAGGAAGCATTGTTCATATTACAGATAAACAGGATTACTGGTATTTTTCACTAGCGTTTCTATCTACATATTTATTTCTATTTTTAATGGGTGCACCTATAACGATGAACTCTATCTCAGGAGAATTTGAGACCGGTACAATTGTGCCATTGCTAGCCAGACCCATATCAAGGACAGAAGTGTATTTTGGGAAGGTTATTGCATCTTTAATAATAGTAATTGCAGAAATGGTAATACTAGGGATAATATTAACCATTGTATCTACAATAATGATGGGGCCACAGGCAAACCTTTATCGTCTGATAGTCATGGTATTGACGCTGGCAACAAGCACTATGGTTTATGCTGCATTTACAATGATGCTAAGCTCTGTATCTAAGAATTCTATGGCATCTATACTTGGATCTTTCGGAGTAATGTTTGCAATGGAAATAGGGCTTGGAATATATGAAATGGTTTATAAATTTCAGACATGGTTCTTGTTACTTCCGTTCATAGGCTCTGGAACTATTACCTCTGCGACAGAAGAGGCGTTTTTGCATCCGAATGCATTGTATTCA comes from Thermoplasmata archaeon and encodes:
- a CDS encoding DUF1648 domain-containing protein, whose protein sequence is MIDAMFYIMLFLMLFIGLMYFLMPYLIPKNLQFGVRIPPEYYNEKIIGTYRKLYWTDTLIITVLMMILLYSSSSSIFILFIYLLLLFINYYLFHRLLLNIKLKNNWYANVNEGTVAKIEKKPQKIKFNMFLWSIPNIILILISIFILILVYPSLPAIIPIHFNASGVANGWTTKSPLHLSTLIFVMVGLTILFYILSFMIFRSREELDPQKPKLSSMQEHKFKDVMAEMIMVMGWCVNITMLLGNLEIWKILGTSPYSILIIISPVFVGLVMILIVSIYAGSHGSRLKFNVSEKETNIVMRDDDKYWIAGSLYFNRDDKSFVVQKRFGIGWTFNFANIFVWVIFAGIAVAALIPILLVIFK
- a CDS encoding ABC transporter ATP-binding protein, which produces MVEIVIKTTNLKKSYKRGTFAVDGLNLEISGNNITGFLGPNGAGKSTTIKMMLGLLEPTAGTIEIFGKKMTTDSPRIRKDIGFMPELPKFPKYLSGLELLEIYGEMAQIPKDALRKQAKELLEEVGLKNDINKKIGGYSKGMQQRLGFAVAFLGAPKLVIMDEPTVGLDPVGMVDIKQLIKQKAKSGITIFLSSHLLKEAEEICDDVIVINHGKLVTSGTVSEVISSASKKNILAIEVDKLNNISGALKQYSFIKNIKIEGNKILLELNTSEDVRSQISKAITETGAVILRMDYITESLESAFIELLKNGGNN
- a CDS encoding ABC transporter permease subunit, whose protein sequence is MKELSVSNALKSVIKYELTWDLRKLKIYISLGIVTALALLVTIYIGSIVHITDKQDYWYFSLAFLSTYLFLFLMGAPITMNSISGEFETGTIVPLLARPISRTEVYFGKVIASLIIVIAEMVILGIILTIVSTIMMGPQANLYRLIVMVLTLATSTMVYAAFTMMLSSVSKNSMASILGSFGVMFAMEIGLGIYEMVYKFQTWFLLLPFIGSGTITSATEEAFLHPNALYSVTLGLGGGSKFLAQITNLQAALISFGMAIVAIVVFLIIGWIAFKKSDIKD